The nucleotide sequence CCATCAGGGAGTGGTAGAGCCAGTCAAAGCCGACTGCGACCACCGCAGCCAAAAGGATGGCCACTCCAGCCCCTTCTCCATCCGCTCCTTCAGCCATTCCTTCAGACATTCCACTCGCTGCATAGCCGATTACCAGGCCCACGATGGTCGCCACCACCTGCATGATGATGTTATCGACAAAGTAGGCCAAAAAGCGCCACCAGAAGCCTGGATGGTAGCCGAGCTCGTCGATGCGGTTACCGGGGCGGATGAGATTGGCTACGGGTGGAGCGTAGGGATTGATCTCTACGGCAGCGGGAGCGGGGAATGCGGTGGGCGTGCTGAATTTGGCCCCGATGGGCTGCCAGTCCGTCATGCCTTCTGCCCAACACAGGTCGGTGGCACTGAGTGCACCGCTTTGGAGTTTCGCGAGGACTTCTGACTCCGAGATGGGGCCAGATTGGATGCCATTTTGAGCGACGTGGTATTGCATGAGGCGGCGGTTTTAATGGCAGCCGCGATCTGGATCAATCCGAAAAAGTTACCCACGTCACTTCAGCAGCTTGCGCAGGGCTTCGCCGAGTTTTTCACGAGTATCTGGTCCATAGCCCGTGGTGACGTAAGCCACTTTGCCATCAGGACCGATGACGACGGTGTGGGGGATGCCCTCCACGCCGTATTGCTGGCTGATGCGCTGATTGGCGTCGATGACGACATCGACTTTCCATCCGCGTGTTTGTAGGAAGGTGGAGACGAGTTCCTTCGGCTCGGCCTGATTCACGGCGACGAGGCGGACCTTGGTGGAGTCGAGTTCAGCCGCTTGGGCGATGAGCTCTGGCAGGGACTTGATGCAGGGGCCGCACCAGGTAGCCCAGAAGTCGAGGATGACGACTTTCCCACGCTCTTTGGCGAGCTGGAAGTCACCACCACCAGCCAGCAGTGGGAGCTGCAC is from Verrucomicrobiaceae bacterium and encodes:
- a CDS encoding RDD family protein, whose amino-acid sequence is MQYHVAQNGIQSGPISESEVLAKLQSGALSATDLCWAEGMTDWQPIGAKFSTPTAFPAPAAVEINPYAPPVANLIRPGNRIDELGYHPGFWWRFLAYFVDNIIMQVVATIVGLVIGYAASGMSEGMAEGADGEGAGVAILLAAVVAVGFDWLYHSLMETSTYQGSIGKIICGIKVTDMNGQRITFGRATGRYFGKILSSLLLCIGYLMCIWTEQKQCLHDRMSGCLLFRKG